CCTTCGGTGGCCTGTACCCGGTTCCGCAGGCCTTCCAGCGTGTCGGTCAGCAACACGGGCACGTTGCTCTGCGCCAGAACCGGGCCTTCGTCCAATCCGGCAGTGACCAGATGCACGGTGGCCCCGGATTCCAGCTCACCCGCGTCAATCACGGCCTGATGCACCCGGTCCCCATACATGCCCTGGCCACCGAATTTGGGCAGCAGACTGGGGTGAATGTTCAGGATGCGCCCGGCATAAACCGCCAGCACCTTGGGCTCCAACACCTTCATGTAGCCACTGAGAATCACGATGTCTACGCTGTGCTGCCGCAAAAAGCCCAGTATGGCCGTGTCCAGCGCATCCGGATCGGGGTGGGTGGTGCCGCTCAGGTGGGCAGCGGGCAGGCCTTCTTCGCGCGCCCAGGCCAGCGCCGACGAACTGCCATTGTTGCTGATCAGCGCGGCAGGCTGCGCTGCCAGATCACCCCGCGCGCACGCCTGGGCAATGGCACGCGCCCCACTGCCCCCGTGCGACGCCAAGAAACCCAGTCGGGCCAAGGGGACACCAGCGCTCAACCCTGCACCCCACCGATCTCCTGCATCAGGTAAGCACTGGTCAGGATGCCATTGAAGTAGTCCTCCTGCGAAAAGGACTCGTTGGGGCTGTGCAGACCGTCCTCGTTGACGCCCAGGTCCACCAGCAGCACCGGCGCGCCCAGAATGCGGGCAAAGTCCGCCACGATGGGAATGCTGCCCCCGGTGCGTCCGAAGGCGGCGGGCTTGCCGTACACCCGCGCAAGGGCGCGGTCTGCCGCTTTGATAAAGGGGCTACTCAGGTCAAACTTGACGGGATCGCCGCCGTGATGGTCGATCACTTCGACTTGTACGCCCTGGGGGGCCAGGGTGGGGATAAATTCCTGCAACTTCCGGGTGATGTCGGCGGGGTCCTGACCCGGCACCAGGCGACACGACACCTTGGCTCCGGCCTTGGCGGCGATCACGGTCTTGGCCCCTTCGCCCTGGAAGCCGCCCCAGATACCGTTCACGTCCAGCGTGGGACGGCCCCAGATGCGCTCCAGGGTGGAGTAGCCCTCTTCGCCGGGCAGCGACGTGGCCCCGATGCTGGCGGCGAACTGCTCGTCGGAGTGCGGCAGGCCAGCCCACATTTCACGCTCCTCTTCGGTAAGAGGGACCACGCTGTCATAAAAGCCAGGTACGGTGATGCGGCCCTGGTCATCCTTGAGGCCCGCGATGATCTCGCACAGTGCGTTGATCGGGTTGGGAGCGGCGCCGCCGTAGCTGCCGGAGTGCAGGTCACGGCTGGCCCCCTGCACGCGCACCTCCACATAGGCAATGCCGCGCAGGCCGTAGGTCACGGTGGGCACGTCCTTGGCAAAGCGGCTGCCATCGGAAATCACGATCACGTCGCAGGCCAGCTCCTCGCGGTGGGCCTCCAGATAGGGCTCCAGGTTGGGGCTGCCGATTTCTTCTTCGCCTTCCAGCAGGAACTTGAGGTTGACTGGCAATTCGCCCTGCGAGAGCAGCAGCTCTGCGCCTCGCACATGGGCGTAGGCCTGGCCTTTGTCGTCGGTGGCGCCACGGGCATAGATGCGGCCTTCGCGGACTTCTGGTTCGAAAGGCGGGCTGACCCACTCCTCGACCGGATCTTCGGGCTGCACGTCGTAGTGACCATAGACCAGCACCGTCGGCTGGCCGGGAGCGTCCAGGCGCTCGGCGTAGACCACCGGATGGCCGGGGGTTTGGTCTACGCGGGCGCTGAAGCCCAGGGTGGCCAACTTGGCGCGCAGGTACTCGGCGGTGCGGCCCATGTCGGCCCGGCGGGTGCTGTCGGAGCTGACCGACGGAATGCGCAGCAGTTCGAACAGTTCCTGCTGGGCGGCGTCACGGTCAAGATGAGTGGACAAGTCAGCTTGGGTCATGGGTTCATCATAAGCTGCCGCCTGAGTTTACGATGCAGAGATTGTCATACCAGGTAGGTAACAGCATCCAGAGCAAGCTTTATCGAGATAATCAGCGTGTCATTTCACTGCTCAGACACTCGTTAGCTTAACGATTGGCAGCATCTGACTCACCCAGCGTATGGCGGGGTTTTGATTCAGTCTCCCCTTCCAGCCGCGCCACCGTGTCGCGCAGCCAGTCGCGGTCGGCCAGCGTCAGGCGCTCGATACGTTCCATTGCCACCCCTACCCCGGCGGTGCAGGCCACGCGGCGGGCGGCGTAACCCTCCAAGCGGCGCTCGGTGGCGGCCAGCCGTGAGCGCAGGGCGGCCAGGGTGGCCGCCGGGTCCAGGTGCTCTACGAACATCACTGGAACGTTACCGGTAGGAATCAGCGCTTCTTCCTGGGTCAGTTGTGCGGCCAGCAACATCTGAAAGTGAGCGCGGCCCGCGTCCGTGAGGTGGAACACCCGGCGCATGGGCCGCTGCGGCTGGGCCTCAGCGCGGCTGGTGATCAGGCCGTGAGCTTCCAGGCGGTCCAGCAGCCCATAGGCGGTGGCCTTTTTGAGCCGGATCACGGCTTCAAGGTTGCGCTCGATAAAGTCGTTGATCTCATAGCCGTGACGGTCTTGCTCGGTCAGCAGCCCCAGCAGCAGCAGCACCCGCTCGTCATCCGGCAGCGGGAGGAGGTCTGAAAGCGTCTTCGTCACCTCCTCACTCTAACCCTAGTCAGGATTGACTAGGCTGGGTCTGACGAAGTTCCGGCCACACCCACCTTCACCTAAGGAGAATGATGATGAACAGACGTAAACTGCTGACCACGCTGGTGCTGCTAAGCGGCGTGACCCTGGTTGGAGCCGCGACGGCGCAGGCTCAGAACAATGCCGCGATTGAGGCTGTGCGCCCCCTACGCCCCGCCGTTTCGGGCGAGCTGCGTACGCTGGAGCTGCCCGGTTTCGGTACGGTGCACTACTACGCCAGCGAAGGCGGTGAGGGCCGCCCGCTGATCTTGACCCACTCGGTCAATGCCGCTGCTAGCACCTACGAGATGAAGCCGCTGTGGGATGCCTACGCAGGTCAGCGCCCGGTCTACTCGCTGGACTGGCCCGGCTTTGGGCAGTCGGACCGCCCGGATACCCGCTACTCTGCCGAGCTGATGAGCCAGGCGCTGCTGGCCCTGGTCGCGGAGCTGGACACCGAGGTCGACGTGGTGTCACTCTCGCTGGGCAGCGAGTTCGCCGCCCGTGCCGCGCTGGAGGAACCGCGTATCCGCTCGCTGGCCCTGATCAGCCCCAGCGGCCTGGGCGAGCCGCGTGGAAGCAGTCAGGAGGCGACGCAGGAGGACGGCGGAGCCCGTGCCTATGAGCGCCTGAGCCGGTTCGAAGACCCGCTGTACGGCCTGATTCGCAGCCGGCCGAGCATTCATTACTTTCTGAGCCGGTCTTTTAGAGGGGACGTGCCCCGCGACTTGGTGCAATACGCCTGGGAGAGCAGCCGCCAGGAGGGCGCGGTCAACGCGCCGCTGTACTTCCTGAGCGGGCAGTTGTTCAGCCGCGACGGCTACGGCGAGCTGTACTCCAAGTTGGAGATTCCGGTAGCAGTGCTGTATGACCGTGATGCCTTCGTTTCCTTTGAGCGCCTACCACAGTTTGACACCAAGTCAAACGTGGCTGCTGTACGTATTCCCGGCACCGACGGCCTGCCACAGTGGGAGCAACCAGACGCTGTAACGGACGTGCTGGACCAATTCTGGGCGCAGGTGCGCTGAGCTGAGATTAGGAAAAGACCCCTGCCAGGCGGTGGGGGGTAGACCCTCACCGCAATCCACCACCGACTTCCGCCGTTTGCCCATCTATGCAGGTACACTAGGCGGACTGGGGCGGCTTTACTCTCCATTTTCAGGCCGCCCTGAGTACTGACCTCTGACCCCACACATTTGATTCCCACCGGACCTGCCGTTCCTGGAATACTGTCCGGTCACAACAGGAGAAACGCCAATGCAATTCATCACCCCCAAGCCCCGCGTGGGCATTTTTATTGACACCCAGAACCTTTACCACTCGGCGCGTGACCTGCTGGAACGCACCGTGAACTTCGAGACGCTGCTGCATACGGGCGCAGACGGGCGCGAGCTGGTCCATGCCATCGCCTACACCGTGGAGCGCGAGGGCGAGGCGACGGCGCGACCTTTTATCTACAAATTGTCCACACTGGGCTTTAAGGTGCGGCGCATGAACCTGACCATGCACTACGTGGGCGACTCGGGCCGCCCAATCTACGAGGGCAACTGGGACATGGGTATGGTGGCCGACATGGTGCGTCTGATGGACCACCTGGACATCGTGGTGCTGGGCAGCGGCGACGGCGACTTTACCGACATGGTGGAGGTCTTGCAGGAGCGCGGCAAGCGGGTGGAGGTGCTGGCCTTCCGCGAACACACCGCCCAGAAATTAATTGACGCCGCCGACCGCTTTATCCACTTGCCTGACCTGCCTGAAGCACTGATGCCTGCCCGCCGCACCAAGACCGACGCCGATACCCCGGAGTCGCCCGAGGCCGAATGATCGATGCCAGCCTGAACGTACCCGACCCGGACGACATTCTGGCAGCGCTGCACTTTGAGCTGCCACCAGAACGCATTGCCCAGAGTGGGGCCGAGCCGCGTGACTCGGCGCGGCTTTTGGTGGCCGGGGAGCAGCCAGAGCACCGCATCTTCCGCGAGTTGCCGGACCTGCTGCGGCGCGGCGACCTGCTGGTGTTCAACCAGAGCCGGGTGATTCCGGCCCGCGTGATGGCCCGCAAGCCCAAAGTGGGCGACATGGGAGGCGGCCAGGTTGAAGTGCTCTTGCTGCGCGAAGAGGAGGCGAATGTCTGGAGCGCCTACCTCAAACCCGCCCGCCGCGCCGGCAACGAGCTGTGGCTGGGCGGCCCAGAAGGCGAGGGCCACCGCGCAGAAGTGGTGGGTGTGCAGGAGGACGGAGCGCGGTTGCTGCGCTTCGCATACGACATCAAACCCCACTTGGAGGATATCGGACGGCTGCCGCTGCCGCCTTACATTGACGCCGGAGACAGCGACGAGCGCTGGCGCGAACGCTACCAGACGGTGTATGCCCGCGAGGACGGCTCGGTGGCGGCCCCTACGGCGGGGTTGCACTTCACGCCGGAGCTGCTGGCGCGACTGGATGACCTGGGCGTGGAACGCTGCGCTGTCACGCTGCATGTGGGCGCGGGAACCTTCCGCCCCATTCAGGGCCGGGTGGCTGACCATGTGATGCACGCCGAGCGCTACCACATCAGCCCTGAGACGGCGGCGGCCATCAACCAGGCCAAGGCTGAGGGCCGCCGGGTGGTCGCGGTGGGCACCACGACCGTCCGCGCGCTGGAAAGCAGCGTGGATGCGGCGGGGCAAGTTGTCAGCGGGGAGGGCGACACCCAGATTTTCATCACGCCCGGCCAGTCGGTGTATGTGCCGGACCTGCTGATCACCAACCTGCATCTGCCGGGGTCTACCCTGCTGCTGCTGGTGGCGGCCTTCGCCGGAACCGAGACGATTCGGGCAGCTTATGCTGAGGCTCTGCGGGAAGACTACCGCTTTTACTCGCTGGGCGACGCCATGCTGCTACACAACATTCGCCCGTGAGCGGCCCGAGCTACCTGCTGGCCTTACTCCCTCCGGATGACGTGACGGAACGTGTTGTCCGCTGGCGCGAACGCCATGGGCTGCACGACGCGGCTGCCGTGCCACACATCACTGTCAAGGCGCGCAGTGGGCTGGACGCAGATATGGATTGGCAGGCGGCGGCTCAGGCAGCACTAGCCAATCATCGGCCCATAACATTCAGCTTCAGGGCGGCCCGTATCTTTCCACGTGGGCAAGCGCTTTACCTTCCCGTCCTCGGGCGTGGGCCGGTGGACCTGCACTTGGCGCTGCTGGACGCCATCCGTCCGGCGCAGCGTTTTGGCTATGAAGGCCCGCAGATGCAGCCACATCTCTCAGTCGCGTTGGCCAGGCGAGGGCTGGACCTCGCGGCGCTGCTTCCCGACCTCCAAGCCGAGGTAGCTGACCTGGCCGAGCGACCTCCCCACACGGCCCATCAGGTCGCCTTGATGCGTAAGCCGGGGCCCGGCGGCTTTTACGCTGTGGTGGACCGCTGGCCGCTGGGTGAGGAGAAGCAAAGAGAGGGGACCGGTCTTCTCGGTGCTCAGCCTTAGCCCTCCCCCTGGGCTCCTCTAGCCCAAACCCTGCCGCCGCTTGACCGCCTGCAGGTCCGGCTGACGCTTCTCCATCGCCCCGCCTGCACCCCAGTACATCCGCAGCAGCCGCGCCCAGTCGCCGGGGCGGTCTCCACGCGCCGCAATCGGGTTCATGTGCTCAATGTTGGCCTCCATCTCGGCGCGCTCCGGCAGGCGGTAGCGGTCCGTATGGACAACCACTTCACGGTGGAGGCGGGGGCGGTAAGGAGCCTGCTCGTCCGGTAGGCCGATGGTGAGCGCCGAAAACGGCAACACCCCAGCGGGCAGTTCCAGCACTTCCGCGATCTGCGGCAGGTTGTTCAGCACGCCCCCGATCCAGCAACCCTGGTAGCCCAGCATCTCGGCAGCAGTCAGCAGGTTCTGTCCGGCCATGACGGCGTCACCCACCGCAAAATGATTGGCCACGTCGGCCCAGTCACCCACTGCTGTGCCGTCCAGCGCCAGAATCTGACCGATGCGGTGCAGGTCGGCGCATAGGACGAAGGCCGCTCCGGCAGTGGCAATGTGGGCATTGCCAGCCAGCTCCGCCAACTCGGCGCGCTGGGCCGGGCCCTGTACCTGAATAATCGAATACAGCTGTGAAGTGGAGTGGGTCGGGGCCCGCTGCGCGGCGTACAGCACAGCGTCCAGATGGTCTTCGGGCAGCGGAATCGGCTGGCCGTCCTGCGTGCGGTACTGGCGCACCGTCCGGTGGGCACCGAAAAAATCACGGACCTGCTGGGGCGTTAGGGCTCGGGTGTCAGGTACAGTTTCAGGCATGCCCGCCAGAATATGTGGCAGGCGTCTCACGCATTGGGAAAAAACCTTAATCTGCCGCCAGATCAATTCTTACGGTTGCCACTGGGGACAGCATTAGACTGCCGCACATGACCATTCCCACCCATCCCACCCACCGCTCGGACGACCCCATCGTCACGCCCCAACTGCTTCAGGGGGCGCGCATGAAGGGGCTGGAACTGCGCAACCGCATCGCCGTGTCGCCCATGTGCATGTACTCGGCCAAAGACGGCCTGGCCAATGACTTTC
The sequence above is a segment of the Deinococcus radiophilus genome. Coding sequences within it:
- a CDS encoding LabA-like NYN domain-containing protein — protein: MQFITPKPRVGIFIDTQNLYHSARDLLERTVNFETLLHTGADGRELVHAIAYTVEREGEATARPFIYKLSTLGFKVRRMNLTMHYVGDSGRPIYEGNWDMGMVADMVRLMDHLDIVVLGSGDGDFTDMVEVLQERGKRVEVLAFREHTAQKLIDAADRFIHLPDLPEALMPARRTKTDADTPESPEAE
- the purN gene encoding phosphoribosylglycinamide formyltransferase, producing MARLGFLASHGGSGARAIAQACARGDLAAQPAALISNNGSSSALAWAREEGLPAAHLSGTTHPDPDALDTAILGFLRQHSVDIVILSGYMKVLEPKVLAVYAGRILNIHPSLLPKFGGQGMYGDRVHQAVIDAGELESGATVHLVTAGLDEGPVLAQSNVPVLLTDTLEGLRNRVQATEGKLYVKALRRFLDEWERPGS
- the queA gene encoding tRNA preQ1(34) S-adenosylmethionine ribosyltransferase-isomerase QueA; this encodes MIDASLNVPDPDDILAALHFELPPERIAQSGAEPRDSARLLVAGEQPEHRIFRELPDLLRRGDLLVFNQSRVIPARVMARKPKVGDMGGGQVEVLLLREEEANVWSAYLKPARRAGNELWLGGPEGEGHRAEVVGVQEDGARLLRFAYDIKPHLEDIGRLPLPPYIDAGDSDERWRERYQTVYAREDGSVAAPTAGLHFTPELLARLDDLGVERCAVTLHVGAGTFRPIQGRVADHVMHAERYHISPETAAAINQAKAEGRRVVAVGTTTVRALESSVDAAGQVVSGEGDTQIFITPGQSVYVPDLLITNLHLPGSTLLLLVAAFAGTETIRAAYAEALREDYRFYSLGDAMLLHNIRP
- a CDS encoding 2'-5' RNA ligase family protein, which encodes MSGPSYLLALLPPDDVTERVVRWRERHGLHDAAAVPHITVKARSGLDADMDWQAAAQAALANHRPITFSFRAARIFPRGQALYLPVLGRGPVDLHLALLDAIRPAQRFGYEGPQMQPHLSVALARRGLDLAALLPDLQAEVADLAERPPHTAHQVALMRKPGPGGFYAVVDRWPLGEEKQREGTGLLGAQP
- a CDS encoding nitroreductase family protein, yielding MPETVPDTRALTPQQVRDFFGAHRTVRQYRTQDGQPIPLPEDHLDAVLYAAQRAPTHSTSQLYSIIQVQGPAQRAELAELAGNAHIATAGAAFVLCADLHRIGQILALDGTAVGDWADVANHFAVGDAVMAGQNLLTAAEMLGYQGCWIGGVLNNLPQIAEVLELPAGVLPFSALTIGLPDEQAPYRPRLHREVVVHTDRYRLPERAEMEANIEHMNPIAARGDRPGDWARLLRMYWGAGGAMEKRQPDLQAVKRRQGLG
- a CDS encoding dipeptidase; this translates as MTQADLSTHLDRDAAQQELFELLRIPSVSSDSTRRADMGRTAEYLRAKLATLGFSARVDQTPGHPVVYAERLDAPGQPTVLVYGHYDVQPEDPVEEWVSPPFEPEVREGRIYARGATDDKGQAYAHVRGAELLLSQGELPVNLKFLLEGEEEIGSPNLEPYLEAHREELACDVIVISDGSRFAKDVPTVTYGLRGIAYVEVRVQGASRDLHSGSYGGAAPNPINALCEIIAGLKDDQGRITVPGFYDSVVPLTEEEREMWAGLPHSDEQFAASIGATSLPGEEGYSTLERIWGRPTLDVNGIWGGFQGEGAKTVIAAKAGAKVSCRLVPGQDPADITRKLQEFIPTLAPQGVQVEVIDHHGGDPVKFDLSSPFIKAADRALARVYGKPAAFGRTGGSIPIVADFARILGAPVLLVDLGVNEDGLHSPNESFSQEDYFNGILTSAYLMQEIGGVQG
- a CDS encoding PadR family transcriptional regulator, yielding MTKTLSDLLPLPDDERVLLLLGLLTEQDRHGYEINDFIERNLEAVIRLKKATAYGLLDRLEAHGLITSRAEAQPQRPMRRVFHLTDAGRAHFQMLLAAQLTQEEALIPTGNVPVMFVEHLDPAATLAALRSRLAATERRLEGYAARRVACTAGVGVAMERIERLTLADRDWLRDTVARLEGETESKPRHTLGESDAANR
- a CDS encoding alpha/beta fold hydrolase, producing the protein MNRRKLLTTLVLLSGVTLVGAATAQAQNNAAIEAVRPLRPAVSGELRTLELPGFGTVHYYASEGGEGRPLILTHSVNAAASTYEMKPLWDAYAGQRPVYSLDWPGFGQSDRPDTRYSAELMSQALLALVAELDTEVDVVSLSLGSEFAARAALEEPRIRSLALISPSGLGEPRGSSQEATQEDGGARAYERLSRFEDPLYGLIRSRPSIHYFLSRSFRGDVPRDLVQYAWESSRQEGAVNAPLYFLSGQLFSRDGYGELYSKLEIPVAVLYDRDAFVSFERLPQFDTKSNVAAVRIPGTDGLPQWEQPDAVTDVLDQFWAQVR